A single window of Vigna unguiculata cultivar IT97K-499-35 chromosome 1, ASM411807v1, whole genome shotgun sequence DNA harbors:
- the LOC114178903 gene encoding UDP-glycosyltransferase 73C2-like, translating to MVSQITDLHFVLFPLMAQGHMIPMMDIARLLAQRGVVVTIFTTPKNALRFNSVLSRAVSSGLQIRLLQLPFPAKEAGLPEGCENFDMVTSMDMINKMFRTVNMLQKSAEELFEALTPKPSCIISDFCIPWTAQLAEKYRIPRISFHGFSCFCLHCLHQVHTSGVRESITSKTEYFTIPGIPDKIQVTKEQLPGALSYDSKEFGEQVRAADKKSYGVIINSFEELEKTYVRDYKKVRNDKVWCIGPVSLCNRDGLDKAERGKQASMNGHQCLKWLDLQQHKCVVYVCFGSLCNLIPSQLVELALALEDTKRPFVWVIREGSHFQELEEWISEEGFEERTKGRGLIIRGWAPQVMILSHYSIGGFLTHCGWNSTLEGISGGVPLVTWPLFGDQFLNEKLVRDVLKIGVSVGAEAPVMWGEEEKMGVMVKKDDIKRAIFMVMDEDGEEAKERRERVKKLCEMGKRAMENGGSSHVAITSLIKEIMQQSTSLSLEDSQLTSSS from the coding sequence ATGGTTTCTCAAATAACCGATCTTCACTTCGTCTTGTTCCCCCTAATGGCTCAGGGCCACATGATCCCCATGATGGATATTGCAAGACTATTGGCACAACGTGGTGTGGTTGTCACCATATTCACCACTCCAAAAAATGCATTACGTTTCAATTCAGTCCTTTCTCGTGCTGTTTCATCTGGCCTCCAAATCCGACTTCTACAACTCCCTTTTCCAGCCAAAGAGGCAGGATTACCCGAAGGGTGTGAGAACTTCGACATGGTAACCTCAATGGATATGATAAACAAAATGTTCCGCACCGTCAACATGCTTCAGAAGTCAGCCGAGGAATTGTTTGAAGCACTAACACCAAAACCAAGTTGCATAATCTCTGACTTTTGCATTCCCTGGACTGCTCAGCTAGCTGAAAAGTATCGTATTCCAAGGATTTCGTTCCACGGATTTTCTTGCTTCTGCCTCCATTGTCTCCACCAGGTACACACTTCAGGGGTTCGTGAAAGCATCACTTCAAAAACAGAGTATTTCACTATTCCTGGCATACCTGACAAAATTCAAGTTACCAAAGAGCAGTTACCAGGAGCACTCTCCTATGATTCGAAGGAGTTTGGAGAGCAGGTGCGTGCTGCTGATAAGAAGTCATATGGGGTTATCATAAATAGTTTTGAAGAGTTGGAGAAGACGTATGTGAGGGATTACAAGAAGGTGAGAAATGATAAGGTGTGGTGCATTGGTCCTGTTTCATTATGTAACAGAGATGGTTTGGATAAGGCTGAAAGAGGCAAGCAGGCCTCAATGAATGGGCACCAATGCTTGAAGTGGCTAGATTTGCAGCAACACAAGTGTGTGGTGTATGTTTGTTTTGGAAGCTTATGCAACTTAATTCCTTCACAACTTGTGGAGTTGGCCTTGGCCTTGGAGGATACAAAAAGGCCATTTGTATGGGTTATTAGGGAGGGAAGTCATTTCCAAGAACTGGAAGAGTGGATCTCTGAAGAAGGGTTTGAGGAAAGAACCAAAGGGAGAGGCCTAATAATTCGAGGTTGGGCTCCACAAGTAATGATATTATCACACTATTCCATTGGAGGATTCTTAACACACTGTGGTTGGAATTCAACACTTGAAGGGATAAGTGGTGGAGTGCCACTTGTTACCTGGCCTTTATTTGGCGATCAATTTTTGAACGAAAAGCTTGTTAGAGATGTATTGAAGATTGGGGTGAGCGTGGGTGCAGAGGCTCCAGTGATGTGGGGAGAGGAGGAGAAGATGGGTGTGATGGTGAAGAAGGATGATATTAAGAGGGCAATATTCATGGTGATGGATGAAGATGGAGAAGAagccaaagagagaagagaaagggtAAAAAAATTGTGTGAGATGGGAAAGAGAGCGATGGAAAACGGAGGTTCTTCTCACGTTGCCATCACTTCACTAATCAAGGAAATTATGCAGCAATCAACTAGCCTTAGCCTGGAGGATTCACAACTTACGTCTTCTTCTTGA
- the LOC114181040 gene encoding UDP-glycosyltransferase 73C2-like: MVFLTANLHFVLFPLMAQGHMIPMVDIARILARRGVVVTIFTTPKNASRFNSVLSRAVSSGLQIRLVQLHFPTKEAGLPEGCENFDMITTPADMMNKMVHAINMLQNSAEELFETLTPKPSCIISDFCIPWTAQVAEKHHIPRISFHGFSCFAHHCLHQLQISEVCESISSESEYFTIPGIPDEIQVTKEQIPMIVTTSNDEKIFMEQIRDAEMKSYGAIINTFEELEKAYVRDYRKARNDNLWCFGPLSLCNKDSLDKAERGKQASINESHCLKWLDLQQPKSVVYVCFGSLCNLIPSQLVELALALEDTKRPFVWVIREGSQFQELEKWISEEGFEERTKGRGLIIGGWAPQVTILSHPSIGGFLTHCGWNSTLEGISVGVPLVTWPLFSDQFLNQKLVTDVLKIGVSVGVEVPLKWGEEEKMGVMVKKDDIKRAICMVMDEDEGESKERRERVRKLCEMGKRAVEEGGSSFLDITLVIQDIMQQQQSST; this comes from the coding sequence ATGGTGTTCCTAACAGCTAATCTTCACTTCGTCTTGTTTCCCCTAATGGCTCAAGGCCACATGATCCCTATGGTGGATATTGCAAGAATATTGGCTCGCCGTGGTGTAGTTGTTACCATATTCACCACCCCAAAAAATGCATCGCGTTTCAATTCAGTTCTTTCTCGTGCTGTTTCATCTGGTCTTCAAATCCGACTTGTACAACTCCATTTTCCGACAAAAGAAGCAGGACTACCTGAAGGGTGTGAGAATTTCGACATGATAACAACACCTGCGGATATGATGAACAAAATGGTTCATGCCATCAACATGCTTCAGAACTCAGCAGAGGAATTGTTTGAAACACTAACACCAAAACCAAGTTGCATAATCTCTGACTTTTGCATTCCTTGGACTGCTCAAGTAGCTGAAAAGCATCATATTCCAAGGATTTCGTTCCACGGATTTTCTTGCTTCGCCCACCATTGTTTGCACCAGCTACAAATTTCAGAGGTTTGTGAAAGCATTAGTTCAGAATCCGAGTATTTCACCATTCCTGGCATACCTGACGAAATTCAAGTTACCAAAGAGCAGATACCTATGATTGTCACAACAtcaaatgatgaaaaaatatttatggagCAGATACGCGATGCTGAAATGAAGTCATACGGGGCAATCATAAATACTTTTGAAGAGTTGGAGAAAGCATATGTGAGGGATTACAGGAAGGCGAGAAACGATAATCTTTGGTGCTTTGGTCCACTTTCATTATGTAACAAAGATAGTTTAGATAAGGCTGAAAGAGGCAAGCAGGCCTCAATTAATGAGAGTCATTGCTTGAAGTGGCTAGATTTGCAGCAACCCAAGTCTGTGGTGTATGTTTGTTTTGGAAGCTTATGCAACTTGATTCCTTCACAGCTTGTGGAGTTGGCCTTGGCCTTGGAGGATACAAAAAGGCCATTTGTATGGGTTATTAGGGAGGGAAGTCAATTCCAAGAACTAGAAAAGTGGATCTCTGAAGAAGGGTTTGAGGAAAGGACCAAAGGAAGAGGCCTTATAATTGGAGGTTGGGCACCACAGGTAACAATATTATCACACCCTTCCATTGGAGGATTCTTAACACACTGTGGTTGGAATTCAACACTTGAAGGGATAAGTGTTGGAGTGCCACTTGTTACTTGGCCTCTATTCTCTgatcagtttttaaatcagaAGCTTGTTACTGATGTGTTGAAGATTGGGGTGAGCGTTGGGGTAGAAGTTCCATTGAAATGGGGAGAGGAAGAGAAGATGGGTGTGATGGTGAAGAAGGATGATATTAAGAGGGCGATATGCATGGTGATGGATGAAGATGAAGGAGAaagcaaagagagaagagaaagggtAAGAAAATTGTGTGAAATGGGAAAGAGGGCTGTTGAAGAAGGAGGCTCTTCTTTTCTTGATATCACTTTGGTTATCCAGGACATCATGCAGCAACAACAATCAAGTACCTAA